The genomic stretch GCGGCAGATCATCGAGCGAAGGATGTCCCAGGGGATTCGTCTGGATGAAATCCTTCGTGTCAACGCGGCGCCCGGCTACAGTGAACATCACACCGGGCGCGCCGTGGACATTGGCACCCCAGGTTGTCCGCCGCTGACGGAAGCCTTCGAGCAAACCGCGGCCTTCCGCTGGCTGGATCGCGAGGCTGCACGGTTCGGATTCCGGCTCACCTATCCGAGGGGCAATCCGCAGGGGATCCTCTACGAGCCATGGCACTGGTGCCATCACGGCCTGGGAGCCGGATGACCTGACCCACTGACCCAGGGCCAGGCGTGTTTCCCACATGCCATTCCGCTTGGACCCGTGGTCGGCCTTCCGTACCGTGCGCGCCGCGCGGACATGGCCTATCTCAACGAAAACTATCTGAAGCTCAAGGCGGGGTATCTGTTCCCCGAGATCGCCCGGCGTGTGAAGGCGTTTGGCGAGGCGCATCCCGCCGCCGCGTCACGCCTGATCCGCTGCGGGATCGGGGACGTCACGGAGCCCCTCCCGCCGGTGGTTGTGGCGGCCCTCCATCGGGCCGTGGACGACATGGCGCGGCGGGAAACGTTCCGCGGATACGGCCCGGAGCAGGGGTACGACTGGCTTCGGACCGCCATCGCCCGGGGCGACTATCGGGATCGCGGTCTGGAAGTGGCTGACGACGAGGTGTTCGTCAGCGACGGGTCCAAGTGCGACTGCGGGGCCATTCTCGACATCCTTGGCGACCACAACCGCATCGCCATCAGCGACCCGGTGTATCCGGTCTATGTGGACACCAATGTCATGGCGGGCCACACCGGAGCAGCAGATTCCTCCGGTTCGTATGGCGGGCTGACCTATCTGCCATGCACCGAGGCCAACCAGTTCATCCCGGAGCCGCCCCCGGAGCCGGTGGATGTGGTGTACTTGTGTTCGCCCAACAACCCGACCGGCGCTGCAGCAGGACGTCAGCACCTGGAGGCCTGGGTGGCCTACGCCCGTCACCATGGGACGCTGCTGTTGTTTGACGCCGCCTACGAGGCCTACATCACCGAGCCCGGGATTCCACGTTCGATCTATGAGATCCCCGGGGCGCGGGAGTGCGCGATCGAGTTCCGCAGCTTCTCGAAGGACGGCGGATTCACCGGGACCCGGTGCGCCTTCACCGTGGTGCCGAGGACGCTCCAGGCGCGGACGCGGTCCGGGGCGTCTCAACCGCTGCATCCGCTCTGGCTGCGACGCATGACCACAAAGTTCAACGGGGTCTCGTACATCGTCCAACGGGGTGCCGAGGCGTTGTACTCGCCCGAGGGAAGGCAACAGGTGCGCGCGCTGGTCGCGCATTACCTCGGCAATGCCCGGATCCTGGTGGAGGCGGTGCGGACCGCGGGCCTGCAAGTTTTTGGAGGCATCAACGCGCCCTACATCTGGGTGGCGGCGCCGAAGGGATGGTCGAGTTGGCAGACGTTCGACAAGATCTTGAATGAAGCCCACGTGGTGATCACCCCGGGGAGCGGTTTTGGGAGCCAGGGGGAGGGCTACTTCCGGGTCAGCGCCTTCAACAGCCGGGCCAACGCGGAGGAAGTCGCCCAACGGCTCCTGGCGTTGCGATGGTGAGGTCCCCGGCTTAGAACGGGGACATCTGGCGCGGGGTCAGCACGCGGTAAAGCGATCCCGGGTCTTCGGTCAGTGGCACCGCGACAGTGATCGGACCGCTGGTCACCGCGGGTGGAAGGTTCGTCACCAGCGTCCATGCCGGCGCAGGCAGGCCGGGCGCTGATTCCACGGCAAAGGTTTGTCCTGCGGCCGCGGTGAACGTCAGCACAAGGTGCCCTGCTTCCCGGCGTGCCGCGAGGTCGCGCAGATCGGGGGCGGGGACATCTCCGCGTCCCGGAGTGCCGCCCTCGACGGTGCTCTGGTCCCAGGACGACGCGTCGCCCCAGAGCGTCACCGGTCCGGATGGATCCCGATGTGTGAGCGAATGGCCGCGCCCGTCGGTCGCGGGCTGCCAACGGTCGCTGTAGGCAAAGTCCAAAACCGACTCCCCAAACGGGCCGGTGAGAATCAGGGTGTCCAAGGCGTTGCCCAGCCGCGACGAGTAGGGGCCGAGGATGCGGAATCCGTCACCGTACCGCCGGCGCATGGCGTCCGGATGCTTCGCAAGGACCACGTTTTCCCCGGGCCAAAGGTCGCCGGCCGCAGGGGGGAACGCGTACGAGATGCCTCCAGAAAGGCGAAAGCCGTCGAGCACCAGGGTTTCGTGACCAACATTCCGGAATTCGACGAACTCGTAGTCGTCGGCCGGAAACGGATCATCGGGTGGCGGATCGGGCGGGTGGTACATGATCTCGGTGATCCGGAGCCCGGGGATCGTGAGGGCGTAGGTGGCGTGGGACGGCGGACTCCACCGGTTGCCGGTGCGCACGCGCGCCACGACGCGGGCATTGGATTCCAGTGAAACCGGGCCGGAATAGCGGCGCGCCTGTGCCGCCACACCGCCGCCAGGGTTGCGCGGATCCGAACCATCGAGGGTGTAGTACACGGTCCCGGTCGCGGTGATCCGGAGCGTCACGCCGTCGGGGTGGTATCCCGGGGCTGGATCAAGCTCCGGCCAGCGCAGGATCGTGGAATCAATCCACTGCAGCCGATTGCTGATGAATTCCTTGAGGAACCCGATTTCCGCCTCGTAGCTGCCCCCGATGAAGGCATTGGGCCAGACGTATTCGTTGAGAATGCGCCACTTCTTGAAATTGCGATCCTGCGCTTCGGCCAGGAGGTTGGTGTAGCCATCCACCAGCGCGAGCACCCGGTCTGTGGCGAGAGCACCCGTTCTCAGCGACGCCCACCGGTCGGTGTGCCGCTGGCTGAATTCCGGATCTTCAAACAGCCTCCGGTACCAGGGGTAGCTGTCGTCTGAGAGCTGGGGGTGGTACCAGCCGGAGGCATTCCAGCCATCGAGGTAGTTGGCGTTGCCGAAGCTCAGGTTGTAATCCCAGATGGGACCCATCGCGAGCGGTCCACCCCGGGCCTTGGTCATGAAGGTGCTTAATCGGAACCCGTCAATGTTCTTGGCGACCTCGACCAGCCAGTGGTGGTCCACGAAGGCCTCCGCATCAATGAACGCAGCATAGCCAGCCTCGGGATCGCGAAATTGGGGGCCATAAAGCGCGCCTTCAAACTGCCGCATGTAGGTCTGGATCCATCCGAGCTGCGCACTCCCGAGAAATCTCGGTTTGGGCCACTCAAAGCCCAGGTCCTGACCGCGCGGCGTGGTAAAGGGCCCGTCGTTCGGGTCAAGACGGTCCTTCTTGAGGATGTAGCCACCGGTGATTGCTGGCTCGATGAAGTCGGTGGATTCAACTTCGGGCACTCCCGCCCGGTGTCCGCCCCCCTTTATCTTCTCGATCAGCACGTACACCCCTTGATAGTCCGCCCCGTCCACACCGTCAGCCCGGTTGACGTACACTTCCACAAACCGGGTCCGCGGTGCGTAGCGCCCGATCGCCCGGCTCAGATCGTACGCCAGGACGTCCCGAATCAGGGACTTGTCGGTGTAGGGGGCGTAGAGCACCCAGTCGGCGTCCGCCGGCATCCCCAGAAGCGATTCGGCGCGATCGGCACCGGTTTCGTGATTGAGTTCAATCCCATAGGACTTCTTCGGGAACTGGGTGGAGCTGGATCCCCGGATTTCGATGCCGGCCCGCACGTGGATTGCGACCGGATTCGTCCACCCCGCCCGTCCCTCACCGGGCTCGATGATCGTCAGGTGGCCTTTTACTTTGGTGCCTTCCCCGATGGTCTGGCCGTGGGTCTCGAACAGAAGGATCGGCAGATTGGACGTGAACGCCTGCTGGGACGGGGACACTCGGGAGTATCCGGCGCCTGCCACCGGCCCGGGCACGCGGCCCTCCCGAAACACGCGCGCCCGGAGGCGCAGGGTGCGGTCCACTTGGATCGGCCCGTCGTATTCCGGAGACGTGACGGCCGGAATCGAACCATCCAGGGTGAACCGGATGGTTCCTCCTGGTTCCTGGGAGGACAGGTGAAGTTCGAAGGGGTCCATGAATACCCCGCCCGGCACCGAAAATTCCACGCCACCGGCAATCTCCGTCCAGCCCTGGCTGTTTGGTGCAGCGGGGGTCGGCCGATCGAAGTACAGGAATGGTGGACCCACCGGTTCCGGGTTTGGGCCGCCGGAAATGTCGGTGAACTGCTCCGGATAGCCGGGGGCGAATTCGCTGGCGATGGTGACACCATCCGGTTGCACCAGCGCGAGGTACCCGCCGGCGCCCGGAAGTTTGAAATTGGTGTGCAGGGGACCGGCGACCCGCGCGCGATCCTTTCCTGAGGCGAACACCACCAGATAGGCGCCGGCCTCCAGCGTCCGGCCGGGGAACCGCCACCGGCCTGGATCGTCCGGCGCGTTGCTCAACGACCAGCCCGACAGGTCCACCGGCGCGCCGGTGGGATTGTGGATTTCGATCCAGTCGGGAAACGACCGGTCTTCGTCAGCAAGGGATGCGGCATTCCGGGCCACGAACTCGCTGATCACCAACTGACCGCTGAGAGACCCGGTGCCTGCCAGCAACAGCAGTGCCGAGAGGATCCAAACTGGACGCATGTGACGGTAACGTGACAAACGACCGGTGCGTTGTCATGCGGGTCATGACGGATTCTTTCCGGCCGGATGCCTCCGGAGATCCGCGGGTGACCCGGCGCAGTGGGAATCCTCGGCCTTTCGCGCCTTCGGGAGTCGCTGTCGAGGGCGTGCCGCCAGCGACGGGTCGCGCCCCCTGGAATTCACGCTTGGAATCCGGGGGGACGCATTGTCCGGCGGTTTGAGGCGTTCGCGGTGGGGTGAGGCTCCGCCGAACCGCGCGGCCAGGCGCGAGATGGGCTTGTGGGGACCCCAAAACGCGCACGCCAGGAGGCCCGCCCAGGGAGTGAGCCACCGCCTCCGGGCCTTCAGTGCTCGTGGTCGCGTATGTAGTCCTGTCGGAGCCCGAGGGCTTCAGGGGCGTGCAGCACGAGCATCTTCTCGCGGACATCGCCTGGCACGGCATGTCGGGTTCGGAGGGAGACCACGATCATGAGCAGGATGGCCAGGGGAACCGCCCAGATCGCCGGTTGCTCGCAGAGGATGCGCAGCAGGGGATGGGCGGCCCAGAAGTCCACGAGGGAATGGTCGCGCAAGGCGGAGAACCAGCCGGGCTCAGCCCGGCCCAACGCCTGAAACTTCGCGGCTTGGGCGGTGACAAAGGTGGTCCAGCTCGTGAGTGAGATCGCGGCGACTGCCAGGAGCCCGCCGGTCAGCATGCCGGTGGCGGCGCCGTGGGTGGTCATGCCGCGCCACCAGACGCTCATGAAGAGGAGCGGGAAATAGCTGGCGGCGGCGATGGCAAAGGCCTGGCCGACCATGAAATTGATCTCGAAGTTCTCGACCAGCGTGCCAAGCCCGATGGCCACGGCGCCAATCCCCACGGCGGCCACCTTGAACATGCGCAGACGTTGGGCGGGGGTGCTTCCGGGATTGAGGATCCTCCCGTAGACGTCGTGGGCCATGGCGCCGGTCATGGAAACCAGCAGGCCGGAGAAGGTGGACATGAAGGCGGCGAAGGCCCCGGCGCAGGTGATGCCGCTGAGAATGGAGCCCAACGGACCCAAGCGTTCGCCGAGGACCGTGGGGAGCTTGAGCACGATGCCGTCGGTGCCGTTCACCCCGGTGCCCTCGTAGAGCGAGGGCATGAGGTTGCGTCCCATGACGCCAAACATCGGCGGAAATACATAGAACACCCCGATGAGAATCATGACCCACATCGTCGTGCGCTTGGCGGCGACCCCGTCAGGGTTGGTGTAGAAGCGCACCAGGATGTGGGGCAGCCCGGCCGTGCCGCAGACCAGGGCGATGATGAGGGAGTAGGTGTAGAGCAGGGCGTAGGGGCGGGGGTTGATCGGGTTGATCACCGCTTCCCGCGCAGGGAACGCGATGAACTGGTTGCCGTGTTGCCGGAGGACCGTGATGCCGTTGGTCCGGAACGTACGCTCCAGGTGCTTGATCACTTCGTGAATGTGGAGCCCGCGCCACTCGAATTCCGGAATCAAAGGGGGAAGGTTTGGCGAGGTGCTGAGCTGGAAAGCCGCGCCGTGCGCAATGGGTGAGTTGTTGGCGACGAACCGGGCATAATGCACCAGCAGGTTCGTTGTTGCCGTCGAAAAGTCCTCGATCATCCAGTTCTTGTTGGGCCTCTGAAGGATCCGGTTGAGGCGGTCCACAAGGTCCCTCGGGTACAACGATCCGGAGAAGGTGCTCCAGCCCGTTTCTATCGCTGGGACGGCCGCGAGGACCGGGGTCGCCGCCCTCGCCGCCTTGGTGGTCAACGGACCAAAGGGATTGAGCCAGGTGGAATCGGGTGGCGCCTTCGCGGGCAGGGGCAGCCGTTCCACTCCGGCAAGTCCTCGCGTCCGGGAGAAATGGTCGAGCACCGGTTGGTAGTCCCCGGCCGCACTCCGGGGATAGGCGAGGTAGTCGCTTCCTCCGAGATGGGCGAGGGTGATCTCGTGCGCGGCCAATTGGGTCAGCAGGCCGGCCGTAAGGATCTTGCGCGTCCCCAGGCCGGCGATGGGGAATTGCAGTTCCGGCTGGGGCTCGAGGGAGGCAATGCGCCAACCCTGCAATTCACCGAGGAGATGCAGTGCGGCTCCGTAGTGGAGGACCGGGACCTGAGCTCCAAATCCGTATCCCTCATTGCCGGTGGCGGCGCGGGCGAGTTCCGCCAGATCGGCATTCGTGAGCGCCCGGCCGAAGGCGCGGGACCCAAAGTCGGATCTCGAATTGTCGAACACGACGAGTCGTGGGCCATGCGCCTCCCTCTCGTAGTCGGTGAGTCCCTGGGAGTTCATCTGGAAAATGAACTCCGCGGGCGCCGTGGACTGGACGGCCGTCAGGAGTTGTTCCGCGCGCGCCGAGGTCGGCCGGGCTTCCTGCGAGGCGTTCACCCCGGCGGGATTGGTGCTGTGAAGGGATTTGGACTGATTTGCCCCAAGCTGGCTTCCATACCAGCCATACACGCTTGCCAGCACAAAGATGGGCACGGAGATGGCGAACATCTTGATCCAGTACTGGAAAGCCTGGACGA from Verrucomicrobiia bacterium encodes the following:
- a CDS encoding CotH kinase family protein; translation: MRPVWILSALLLLAGTGSLSGQLVISEFVARNAASLADEDRSFPDWIEIHNPTGAPVDLSGWSLSNAPDDPGRWRFPGRTLEAGAYLVVFASGKDRARVAGPLHTNFKLPGAGGYLALVQPDGVTIASEFAPGYPEQFTDISGGPNPEPVGPPFLYFDRPTPAAPNSQGWTEIAGGVEFSVPGGVFMDPFELHLSSQEPGGTIRFTLDGSIPAVTSPEYDGPIQVDRTLRLRARVFREGRVPGPVAGAGYSRVSPSQQAFTSNLPILLFETHGQTIGEGTKVKGHLTIIEPGEGRAGWTNPVAIHVRAGIEIRGSSSTQFPKKSYGIELNHETGADRAESLLGMPADADWVLYAPYTDKSLIRDVLAYDLSRAIGRYAPRTRFVEVYVNRADGVDGADYQGVYVLIEKIKGGGHRAGVPEVESTDFIEPAITGGYILKKDRLDPNDGPFTTPRGQDLGFEWPKPRFLGSAQLGWIQTYMRQFEGALYGPQFRDPEAGYAAFIDAEAFVDHHWLVEVAKNIDGFRLSTFMTKARGGPLAMGPIWDYNLSFGNANYLDGWNASGWYHPQLSDDSYPWYRRLFEDPEFSQRHTDRWASLRTGALATDRVLALVDGYTNLLAEAQDRNFKKWRILNEYVWPNAFIGGSYEAEIGFLKEFISNRLQWIDSTILRWPELDPAPGYHPDGVTLRITATGTVYYTLDGSDPRNPGGGVAAQARRYSGPVSLESNARVVARVRTGNRWSPPSHATYALTIPGLRITEIMYHPPDPPPDDPFPADDYEFVEFRNVGHETLVLDGFRLSGGISYAFPPAAGDLWPGENVVLAKHPDAMRRRYGDGFRILGPYSSRLGNALDTLILTGPFGESVLDFAYSDRWQPATDGRGHSLTHRDPSGPVTLWGDASSWDQSTVEGGTPGRGDVPAPDLRDLAARREAGHLVLTFTAAAGQTFAVESAPGLPAPAWTLVTNLPPAVTSGPITVAVPLTEDPGSLYRVLTPRQMSPF
- a CDS encoding LL-diaminopimelate aminotransferase yields the protein MAYLNENYLKLKAGYLFPEIARRVKAFGEAHPAAASRLIRCGIGDVTEPLPPVVVAALHRAVDDMARRETFRGYGPEQGYDWLRTAIARGDYRDRGLEVADDEVFVSDGSKCDCGAILDILGDHNRIAISDPVYPVYVDTNVMAGHTGAADSSGSYGGLTYLPCTEANQFIPEPPPEPVDVVYLCSPNNPTGAAAGRQHLEAWVAYARHHGTLLLFDAAYEAYITEPGIPRSIYEIPGARECAIEFRSFSKDGGFTGTRCAFTVVPRTLQARTRSGASQPLHPLWLRRMTTKFNGVSYIVQRGAEALYSPEGRQQVRALVAHYLGNARILVEAVRTAGLQVFGGINAPYIWVAAPKGWSSWQTFDKILNEAHVVITPGSGFGSQGEGYFRVSAFNSRANAEEVAQRLLALRW